From Amycolatopsis sp. YIM 10, the proteins below share one genomic window:
- the surE gene encoding 5'/3'-nucleotidase SurE yields the protein MTRVLITNDDGIDSPGLITLARAALRHGLDVVVAAPHEESSGTSAGLTVLGEEPVAKPVELDGLPGVPCHAVTARPAFIVLSAKEGSFGDPPDAVLSGVNRGINVGRAVLHSGTVGAALTAGANNLLGLAVSLEHPDSGVLHWDSAEELAAEVIPLLLESAPGSVLNLNVPALPPAGLGPLSRASLASAGAVQTRLERAGEGAEVVTTVVDGSAEPGTDAYLLRKGNPTITALRSVTEDPDFDWPAGR from the coding sequence GGCTGATCACGCTGGCTCGGGCCGCGCTGCGGCACGGCCTCGACGTGGTGGTGGCCGCGCCGCACGAGGAGTCCAGTGGCACCAGCGCCGGGCTGACCGTGCTCGGCGAAGAACCGGTCGCCAAACCCGTCGAACTCGACGGCCTGCCGGGCGTGCCGTGCCACGCGGTGACCGCGCGGCCCGCCTTCATCGTGCTTTCGGCCAAGGAAGGGTCTTTCGGCGATCCGCCGGACGCCGTGCTGTCCGGGGTGAACCGGGGCATCAACGTCGGGCGCGCGGTGCTGCACTCGGGCACCGTCGGCGCGGCGCTGACCGCGGGTGCCAACAATCTGCTCGGGCTGGCCGTGTCGCTGGAACACCCGGATTCCGGCGTGCTGCACTGGGACAGCGCGGAGGAACTGGCCGCGGAGGTCATCCCGCTGCTGCTCGAATCGGCGCCGGGTTCCGTGCTCAACCTCAACGTGCCCGCGTTGCCGCCGGCCGGACTCGGCCCGCTCAGCCGGGCGTCACTGGCCTCGGCCGGTGCCGTGCAGACCCGGCTGGAACGGGCCGGCGAGGGCGCCGAGGTGGTGACCACGGTGGTCGACGGCAGCGCCGAGCCCGGCACGGACGCCTACTTGCTGCGCAAGGGAAATCCCACCATCACCGCGCTGCGGTCGGTGACCGAGGACCC